One genomic segment of Caldisericaceae bacterium includes these proteins:
- a CDS encoding FAD-dependent oxidoreductase translates to MGRNLDLTQALIEAERCLYCYDAPCEKACPAHVPIPEFIQSIRTGNLKGSMELITLANPSIGVCGEVCPEEQFCQSVCTRSAIDYPIKIRELHKFVTDNVKLTDLELQLPPLNGKKVAIIGGGPAGLACARELRRFGVKPVIFEKKELGGIPAQEISKERLPYNIVREEAKQILTLFGAEVKDKKISDLQDLLGEFDAIFVATGLTEELELDIKGVNLQNVHTARKLLKTIKSSLRTDVGKRVGVIGGGNVAVEVAAALKREDPSRDVEVVYRRGLKELKAFKDEIDEALELGVGFQFLAIPVEIKGENSVEGLVVRRARLGAPDESGRRVFEEVEGSDFFIPYTDIVIAIGQKAQEIFPEIKKTHNGLIEVNENFETSVKGVFAGGDIVRGASTIVESVSDGKKAAIAILQYLQGGKNV, encoded by the coding sequence TGAATTCATACAGTCTATAAGAACTGGTAACCTTAAAGGTTCAATGGAACTCATAACCCTTGCCAATCCTTCAATTGGAGTCTGTGGTGAAGTATGTCCAGAGGAGCAATTCTGTCAGTCAGTTTGCACAAGGTCGGCAATTGACTATCCCATTAAAATAAGAGAACTTCATAAATTTGTAACCGATAACGTAAAACTTACTGATCTTGAGCTTCAACTACCTCCTCTTAACGGTAAAAAAGTTGCTATAATTGGAGGAGGTCCTGCAGGGCTTGCTTGCGCAAGAGAACTTAGAAGATTTGGTGTAAAACCGGTAATTTTTGAAAAGAAAGAACTTGGTGGAATTCCTGCACAGGAGATTTCAAAAGAACGATTACCTTACAATATTGTTAGGGAAGAAGCAAAACAAATTTTGACTCTATTTGGAGCAGAAGTAAAAGATAAAAAGATTTCAGACCTTCAAGACCTTTTGGGCGAATTTGATGCAATTTTTGTTGCAACAGGACTTACAGAAGAACTTGAATTAGATATTAAAGGCGTAAATTTGCAGAATGTCCATACGGCAAGAAAGTTACTTAAAACTATAAAATCTAGTTTAAGAACTGATGTTGGCAAAAGGGTAGGTGTTATAGGTGGAGGCAACGTTGCAGTTGAAGTTGCAGCTGCTCTAAAGCGTGAAGACCCCTCAAGAGACGTTGAAGTTGTTTACCGAAGAGGATTAAAAGAACTCAAAGCCTTTAAAGACGAGATCGACGAAGCTCTTGAATTAGGTGTTGGTTTCCAATTCCTTGCAATTCCTGTGGAGATTAAAGGAGAAAACTCTGTTGAAGGGCTTGTTGTAAGAAGAGCACGTCTTGGAGCACCTGACGAAAGTGGTAGAAGAGTTTTTGAAGAAGTAGAGGGATCTGATTTCTTTATACCATACACAGACATTGTAATTGCCATTGGACAAAAAGCTCAAGAGATATTCCCTGAAATAAAGAAAACTCACAATGGTTTGATCGAAGTTAATGAAAATTTTGAAACTTCAGTAAAAGGTGTTTTTGCAGGCGGAGATATTGTAAGAGGTGCAAGCACAATTGTAGAATCCGTTTCCGATGGGAAGAAAGCTGCAATTGCAATATTACAATACTTACAAGGAGGAAAAAATGTTTAA
- a CDS encoding (2Fe-2S)-binding protein, with protein sequence MKEVEIHFTLNGEEYNLTVPANLTLLQIIRERIGLTGTKRGCGKGECGACTVIFNGKSVNSCLVLAPKVDESEVLTVEGIGTFDHPHPIQEAFVEEGAVQCGFCTPGFVVSSYYLLSKNPHPSEEEIREGLSGNLCRCTGYIKIINALKKASEKLNG encoded by the coding sequence TTGAAAGAGGTTGAAATCCATTTTACATTGAATGGTGAAGAGTATAACCTTACCGTCCCTGCAAACCTTACCTTACTTCAAATAATTAGGGAAAGAATTGGTCTTACAGGCACAAAGAGAGGCTGTGGAAAAGGTGAGTGTGGTGCCTGTACTGTGATTTTTAATGGAAAAAGCGTCAATTCTTGTTTAGTGCTTGCCCCAAAAGTTGATGAAAGCGAAGTTCTTACAGTTGAAGGTATTGGCACTTTTGACCATCCACATCCAATCCAAGAGGCATTTGTTGAAGAAGGTGCTGTCCAGTGTGGTTTTTGCACGCCAGGTTTTGTAGTATCTTCTTACTATTTACTGAGTAAAAATCCACATCCAAGCGAAGAAGAGATTAGAGAAGGTCTATCTGGAAATTTGTGTCGATGCACAGGTTATATTAAGATCATTAATGCTCTCAAAAAGGCATCTGAAAAGC
- the preA gene encoding NAD-dependent dihydropyrimidine dehydrogenase subunit PreA — MFKKVDLSIDFLGIHLDSPFVLSAAPPTDELEMAEHGLEEGWAGVILKTTSVEGNPVELKNPMMSSFGPMSRKVVGLGNIDLISHHHIDVVSSRVEYLKKKFPNKMIAASIMGASKEDWQNLVYRLKKAGADLIECSFSCPQGSMGEEPGKMLAQSIEATEKVTRWVKEAADTTPVLIKITPQVTDIVEVAKAVKRGGADGITASNTIPSLLGVDIYTFEPYPSLFGSGAYSGLSGPAIKPITLRTIAEIAKNVDIVISGNGGAFNWRDAVEFMAVGASNVQFCTLPMHYGFRSIRDLKSGFEHYLKEMGFKSPSEIVGKALKNIKNQEDLVNPKTRSDIDLDRCIGCGLCYAACNDGGHMAISFDSKTRKPYVNEEKCTGCAMCMQVCPVDAIKMKEVLDSNEYYFVERR, encoded by the coding sequence ATGTTTAAGAAGGTAGACCTTTCAATTGATTTCTTGGGTATACATCTTGATTCACCGTTTGTGCTTTCTGCAGCGCCTCCAACAGATGAACTTGAAATGGCTGAACATGGTCTTGAAGAAGGGTGGGCAGGTGTAATACTCAAAACTACCTCTGTTGAGGGAAACCCTGTAGAACTTAAAAACCCAATGATGTCTTCTTTCGGACCGATGAGTAGAAAAGTCGTTGGTCTTGGTAATATTGACCTTATTTCTCACCACCATATTGATGTTGTAAGTAGTAGAGTTGAATACCTAAAGAAAAAGTTTCCAAATAAGATGATAGCAGCCTCCATTATGGGCGCTTCAAAGGAAGATTGGCAAAATCTTGTTTACAGGTTGAAAAAAGCAGGAGCCGACCTTATCGAATGCTCTTTTAGTTGTCCTCAGGGGAGTATGGGAGAAGAGCCAGGTAAGATGCTTGCTCAAAGTATTGAAGCAACAGAGAAGGTAACACGTTGGGTAAAAGAGGCCGCTGACACTACGCCTGTTCTAATTAAAATTACTCCTCAGGTAACAGACATCGTTGAGGTTGCTAAAGCCGTTAAAAGAGGTGGGGCAGATGGCATCACTGCCTCAAATACAATACCATCACTTCTTGGAGTAGATATTTACACTTTTGAACCTTATCCTTCTCTTTTTGGTAGTGGTGCGTATTCAGGACTTTCTGGGCCTGCTATTAAACCTATTACCCTTAGGACAATTGCAGAAATTGCTAAAAACGTGGATATCGTGATTTCTGGAAATGGAGGAGCATTCAATTGGAGAGATGCTGTTGAATTTATGGCGGTTGGTGCATCTAACGTGCAATTCTGTACTCTCCCTATGCATTATGGATTCCGTTCTATTAGGGATCTAAAGAGTGGCTTTGAACACTATCTAAAAGAGATGGGCTTTAAGAGTCCTTCTGAAATAGTAGGAAAAGCACTTAAAAATATTAAGAACCAAGAAGACCTCGTTAACCCGAAGACTCGTTCCGATATAGACCTTGATAGATGTATCGGTTGTGGGCTTTGTTATGCGGCCTGTAATGATGGTGGCCATATGGCAATTAGTTTTGACTCTAAAACAAGAAAACCATACGTTAATGAAGAGAAGTGCACTGGTTGTGCAATGTGCATGCAAGTTTGCCCAGTTGATGCAATAAAGATGAAAGAAGTTTTGGATAGCAATGAATACTATTTTGTCGAGAGGAGGTAA